A single genomic interval of Lentimicrobium saccharophilum harbors:
- a CDS encoding carboxypeptidase regulatory-like domain-containing protein: MKKLFTLIFALATLLVQAQFSTPGTGVVWNLDSLVNNSAGVVTWNDDHYEITNTVTIAAADALNIFEDVTVVFHDLAGIESEGALTIDAPVKATFTAIDSTSTNKWRGFKLVAGHITHIRNAEFLFGGGIRSQTGIFTVEGSKFYKNFYKSGSTSGSYASSAAVDLSGYGEVINCSFILNQRGAVASGSNVGTKAIIRNNYMFGNTTENSNRPQINMGPAGEGDTTFIIGNTVIGNGSTNAGGIAYSSLLGVPGSVVIDSNTVDLNRYGITLTGSPISGAIRHNIITDNNIQNNPNLGGSGINLTASNSSADQDVIVTGNVISGNLWGITIIGYPRVNMGNADPANFNPGGNQFSNNGNGGVLYDLFNNGPVEQYAMFNQWGVATQDSASIEGVVNHVVDDPALGRVHFMPAYQFQTYFTVESESGEPLAGVEIAIDGLAESLVTDAQGGAFAMMTPGNYTYTAILEGYANNNGTFEVGTSATEVVIVMNLPRYLLSFYIYDESFAPVEGAFIDVDGNVLLTAANGTASIEVMNGMYPYTVSKEGYYPVNGEAVVQDSNSELAIQLNSTSVPTYTLSFLVTDPDATPLEAALIEIPGQQSLTTGADGTASVNLPDGDYTYTVSLEGYVSGSGSVTINGAAEEVVVVLEPVAPETWMLTFTVSAQAGVLEGVEININGTLLITSEEGVAQIELPDGVYPYTAAAPGFDFYEGSVTISGADVEEVIFMTTGLEISPVAGLRVYPNPVTDRLYIEGATLAEATLYALDGRQLMQQQLSGNAMDLGNLKSGTYLLRIVSGGNASVVVIVKE, translated from the coding sequence GCACCCCGGGAACCGGGGTTGTGTGGAACCTCGATTCCCTTGTTAACAATTCGGCCGGGGTGGTTACCTGGAACGACGATCACTATGAAATCACCAACACAGTGACCATTGCTGCAGCCGACGCCCTCAATATTTTTGAGGATGTCACGGTTGTTTTCCATGACCTTGCCGGGATAGAATCGGAAGGTGCCCTGACCATCGATGCACCTGTAAAAGCTACCTTTACTGCCATCGACAGCACTTCAACCAATAAGTGGCGCGGTTTTAAACTTGTTGCCGGACACATCACCCATATCCGCAATGCAGAGTTTCTCTTCGGTGGGGGAATACGGTCCCAAACAGGTATTTTCACCGTTGAAGGAAGCAAATTCTACAAGAATTTCTACAAAAGCGGTTCAACATCAGGCTCCTATGCTTCCAGCGCAGCAGTTGATCTTTCAGGCTACGGGGAGGTCATTAACTGCAGTTTTATACTGAATCAGCGCGGAGCAGTGGCTTCAGGTTCAAACGTTGGAACCAAAGCAATTATCCGGAACAATTATATGTTCGGAAATACCACCGAAAACAGCAACCGCCCGCAGATCAACATGGGCCCTGCCGGTGAGGGAGATACTACGTTTATCATTGGAAACACTGTAATCGGTAACGGTTCAACCAATGCCGGGGGTATCGCGTATTCTTCACTGCTGGGAGTCCCCGGAAGTGTCGTGATCGACTCCAATACCGTGGACCTGAACCGCTATGGCATCACCCTGACCGGAAGCCCGATCAGCGGAGCAATCCGGCATAACATCATTACCGATAACAACATCCAGAACAATCCCAACCTGGGAGGAAGCGGAATCAACCTTACGGCAAGCAACTCATCTGCAGATCAGGATGTGATTGTTACCGGAAATGTAATCTCCGGAAACCTTTGGGGCATAACCATTATCGGGTATCCCCGCGTCAATATGGGGAATGCAGATCCTGCAAATTTCAATCCCGGCGGAAACCAGTTCTCAAATAATGGAAATGGTGGCGTGCTGTACGACCTTTTCAACAACGGCCCGGTTGAGCAGTATGCCATGTTCAATCAATGGGGTGTAGCGACCCAGGATTCAGCCAGTATCGAAGGGGTTGTTAACCACGTCGTGGACGATCCCGCGCTGGGCAGGGTTCACTTTATGCCGGCTTATCAGTTTCAGACATATTTTACCGTTGAGAGTGAATCCGGTGAACCGCTTGCAGGCGTTGAAATAGCCATTGACGGTCTCGCTGAAAGCCTGGTAACGGATGCGCAGGGCGGCGCCTTTGCCATGATGACGCCCGGCAACTATACCTATACGGCCATTCTGGAGGGTTATGCTAACAATAACGGTACTTTTGAGGTGGGTACTTCTGCTACGGAGGTCGTTATTGTTATGAACCTCCCGAGATATCTGCTCAGTTTTTATATTTATGACGAGTCATTTGCACCTGTTGAAGGGGCTTTCATTGATGTGGACGGAAACGTGCTGCTGACAGCCGCCAATGGTACGGCTTCCATAGAGGTGATGAACGGAATGTATCCTTATACGGTTTCAAAAGAAGGTTACTATCCTGTGAATGGTGAAGCTGTGGTTCAGGACAGCAACTCAGAACTTGCCATTCAGCTTAACAGCACCTCGGTACCCACCTATACCCTTTCATTCCTGGTTACCGATCCTGACGCCACACCCCTTGAGGCTGCCCTGATTGAAATTCCCGGGCAACAGTCGCTCACCACGGGCGCCGACGGCACGGCATCTGTCAATCTGCCTGACGGCGATTATACCTATACCGTATCCCTCGAAGGGTATGTTTCAGGCAGTGGCAGCGTTACCATCAATGGGGCCGCAGAAGAAGTTGTCGTGGTGCTTGAACCTGTTGCCCCCGAAACCTGGATGCTTACTTTTACGGTAAGTGCTCAGGCAGGCGTGCTTGAGGGTGTTGAAATCAATATCAACGGCACTTTGCTGATTACCAGCGAAGAAGGCGTTGCGCAGATTGAGCTCCCCGATGGAGTGTATCCTTACACAGCTGCTGCGCCGGGATTCGATTTCTACGAAGGCAGTGTAACCATTTCAGGCGCTGATGTGGAAGAGGTAATCTTTATGACCACTGGTCTGGAGATTAGTCCTGTGGCCGGTTTGCGTGTTTATCCAAATCCGGTTACCGACCGCCTTTACATTGAAGGTGCCACCCTGGCCGAAGCCACCCTTTATGCCCTCGATGGCAGGCAGCTGATGCAACAGCAACTGAGCGGCAATGCCATGGATCTCGGTAACCTGAAGTCCGGAACATACCTCCTGCGGATTGTTTCAGGCGGCAATGCTTCAGTAGTGGTGATTGTCAAGGAATAA